In one window of Chelmon rostratus isolate fCheRos1 chromosome 19, fCheRos1.pri, whole genome shotgun sequence DNA:
- the slc31a1 gene encoding high affinity copper uptake protein 1, translated as MDHMNHSTMPVDHTHHHHHTMAPPTTDGHNHGGGESGGSDGGHAGHGGMVMTFYFGYNNVELLFTGLLINSPGEMVGACIGVFLLAVLYEGLKMGREALLRRSQVNVRYNSMPLPGADGTVLMETHKTVGQRMLSPAHFLQTLLHIVQVVVSYFLMLVFMTYNAYLCIAVAAGAGMGYFLFSWRKAVVVDITEHCH; from the exons ATGGACCACATGAACCACAGCACCATGCCGGTGGACCACacccaccaccatcatcacaccatGGCCCCGCCCACCACTGACGGACACAACCACGGCGGAGGAGAGAGCGGTGGTAGCGATGGAGGACATGCAGGACATGGAGGGATG GTGATGACCTTCTACTTTGGCTACAACAATGTGGAGCTGCTGTTCACCGGCCTGCTCATCAACTCACCTGGAG AGATGGTCGGGGCGTGTATCGGCGTGTTCCTATTGGCTGTCCTGTACGAGGGGTTGAAGATGGGTCGTGAGGCGCTGCTGCGTCGCAGTCAGGTCAACGTGCGCTACAACTCCATGCCGCTCCCGGGGGCTGATGGGACAGTGCTGATGGAGACGCACAAGACGGTCGG ACAGCGGATGCTAAGCCCCGCCCACTTCCTGCAGACCCTATTGCACATCGTTCAAGTGGTCGTCAGCTACTTTCTGATGCTCGTCTTTATGACCTACAACGCTTACCTCTGCATCGCCGTGGCAGCCGGCGCCGGCATGGGCTACTTCCTGTTCAGCTGGCGGAAAGCGGTGGTTGTCGACATCACCGAGCATTGCCATTAG
- the slc25a46 gene encoding solute carrier family 25 member 46 — MASRRPDSFEGIGYRLREDPLYGASYPVRSAGGPAELQHHHWVTTPPDIPGSRNLHHGERTPHYDEPLGEPGGPGDAAGWDAPQPGIPPAEQLNRFAGFGIGLVSLFTENVLAHPCIVFRRQCQVNYHARCYHLTPFSSVAVMYTITKAQGVKALWKGMGSTFIVHGITLGAEGIISEVTPLPRELPHRWTWKQLAGHLLLKGLTAVVALPFYCASLIETVQSEIVRDDSSSGLLDCVREGLTRLLGVGAPHSRRLLPLGSLLLPVALHSVLRYAIAASVQRAALWLHQRGRKQRADPNNLLDAYFPELVAAWAGSLVADVALFPLETALHRLGLQGTRTIIDATDGVVAVGNGGSPLVLPVNTQYDGFSDCLHAIRRKEGVAGFYRGFGALAAQYALHGALLAAARTLLRLLLLEGGGS; from the exons ATGGCCTCCAGGCGGCCGGACAGCTTTGAAGGGATCGGCTACCGCCTCCGCGAAGACCCGCTGTACGGAGCGAGCTACCCGGTCAGAAGCGCAGGAGGCCCGGCGGAGCTGCAGCACCACCACTGGGTCACGACGCCGCCGGACATCCCCGGTAGCCGCAACCTGCACCACGGAGAGCGGACACCTCATTACGACGAGCCGCTGGGAGAGCCTGGAGGTCCTGGAGACGCAGCCGGCTGGGATGCTCCGCAGCCGGGCATACCACCAGCTG AGCAACTAAACCGATTTGCAGGCTTTGGGATTGGACTCGTCAG tctgttcaCTGAGAACGTCCTCGCTCACCCCTGCATCGTCTTCCGCAGACAGTGTCAG GTGAACTACCATGCCCGCTGTTATCACCTGACTCCTTTCAGCTCCGTCGCCGTCATGTACACCATCACCAAGGCTCAG GGTGTGAAGGCTCTGTGGAAGGGGATGGGCAGCACCTTCATCGTTCACGGCATCACGCTGGGAGCCGAGGGCATCATCAGCGAGGTCACACCGTTACCACG GGAACTTCCTCACAGGTGGACGTGGAAGCAGCTGGCTGGACATTTACTTCTGAAGGG GTTAACAGCTGTGGTGGCTCTTCCGTTTTACTGCGCCAGCCTCATCGAGACTGTCCAG AGCGAGATCGTCCGCGACGACTCGTCCTCCGGTCTGCTGGACTGCGTCCGTGAAGGTTTGACTCGGCTGTTGGGCGTCGGAGCGCCTCACAGCCGTCGCCTGCTTCCTCTCGGCTCTCTGCTGCTTCCCGTCGCGCTGCACTCCGTCCTGCGATACGCCATCGCCGCCTCCGTCCAGCGGGCGGCGCTGTGGCTGCACCAGCGGGGCAGAAAGCAGCGAGCCGACCCGAACAACCTTCTGGACGCCTACTTCCCTGAGCTGGTGGCGGCGTGGGCGGGGTCTCTGGTGGCCGACGTCGCGCTGTTTCCTCTGGAGACGGCGCTGCACCGCCTCGGCCTGCAGGGCACGCGCACCATCATCGACGCCACTGACGGCGTGGTCGCCGTGGGAAACGGCGGCAGCCCGCTGGTCCTGCCCGTCAACACGCAGTACGACGGCTTCTCCGACTGCCTCCACGCCATCCGCCGCAAGGAGGGCGTAGCCGGGTTTTACCGCGGCTTCGGAGCACTGGCGGCGCAGTACGCGCTGCATGGAgcactgctggctgcagccaGGACACtactgaggctgctgctgctggagggggGCGGCAGCTAG